In a single window of the Verrucomicrobiaceae bacterium genome:
- a CDS encoding methyltransferase, with protein sequence MFAVLAGVVHIWKMKDQVQTIFKGWAKPGPIPPAVPVAGEGESCAALCGHFWVLQLENGHRFSTDDALTAWYGTSWAPTVKTGLDLGSGIGTVGMICAWRCPGARFVTVEAKAESVALARRSALANGLVDRYEIRQGDFREPGVIREDEKFDLVTGSPPYWPETDGIVSEHPQKRACRFEVRGSVVDYCKTAAKHLATGGLFACVFPHAPHQLERVQQGAREAGLVIVRKRPVIFREGDEPLIAVFAMMRAEDLPEWFRGQTWDEPPLIVRTKAGGCHPEYSAVKLAMGFQP encoded by the coding sequence ATGTTTGCCGTTCTGGCTGGGGTGGTCCACATCTGGAAAATGAAGGATCAGGTTCAAACCATTTTCAAAGGCTGGGCGAAGCCGGGCCCGATACCACCGGCGGTGCCGGTGGCGGGCGAGGGGGAATCATGCGCGGCGCTTTGTGGCCATTTTTGGGTTTTGCAGTTGGAGAACGGGCATCGCTTCTCCACGGATGATGCGCTGACGGCGTGGTATGGGACTTCGTGGGCTCCGACGGTGAAAACGGGGCTGGATCTGGGGAGTGGCATCGGGACGGTGGGCATGATCTGTGCGTGGCGTTGTCCGGGTGCTCGATTTGTGACCGTGGAGGCCAAGGCGGAGAGTGTGGCGCTGGCCCGCCGTTCGGCTTTGGCCAATGGGCTGGTGGATCGGTATGAGATCCGGCAGGGGGACTTTCGGGAGCCGGGGGTGATTCGGGAGGATGAGAAATTCGACCTCGTCACTGGGAGTCCGCCGTATTGGCCCGAGACGGATGGCATCGTGAGTGAACATCCCCAGAAACGGGCCTGCCGATTTGAGGTGCGGGGGAGTGTGGTGGATTATTGCAAAACGGCCGCGAAACATTTGGCCACGGGAGGTCTGTTTGCCTGTGTGTTCCCTCATGCGCCGCATCAATTGGAGCGTGTGCAACAAGGGGCGCGTGAGGCGGGATTGGTCATCGTGCGCAAGCGTCCGGTCATTTTCAGAGAGGGCGATGAGCCCTTGATTGCCGTTTTTGCCATGATGCGTGCGGAAGACTTGCCGGAGTGGTTTCGGGGCCAGACATGGGATGAACCACCCTTGATTGTCCGGACCAAGGCCGGGGGCTGTCATCCCGAATACTCGGCGGTGAAACTGGCGATGGGTTTTCAACCGTAG
- a CDS encoding DUF3800 domain-containing protein — protein MLMLYFIDESGHDHKNSPYEVLAAVAVQERDLWNLIQAIRSAEIEHFGVHLAEVGIELKGTKLLKRKTFRLASEGETIPVEERRNLVRELVLEGWKAQQEGRQAKVSFRGLVAYGQAVLAFVEAVLRLMVRFRVKVFAAVVTPEAPRPADKAVLRRDYAFLFERFFHHLSSSSESEMGLIVFDELEKTQSKILLGQMGRYFLETQTGYQRSARIVPEPFFVHSDLTTAVQLADLVAYCVSWAVRLNSMDKPAREELKPLADLVFGMRFVGNRFSDVDSKEWPVYGMFHLDDLRPRSERTP, from the coding sequence ATCCTTATGCTCTACTTCATTGACGAAAGCGGTCACGATCACAAAAACTCGCCCTATGAAGTCCTCGCCGCTGTGGCGGTGCAGGAGCGGGATTTGTGGAACCTCATTCAAGCCATTCGCAGCGCAGAGATCGAACACTTCGGAGTTCATCTGGCTGAAGTCGGAATCGAGCTGAAAGGGACAAAGCTGCTCAAGCGAAAAACCTTCCGTCTGGCGTCAGAGGGGGAAACGATTCCCGTGGAAGAACGCCGAAATCTCGTGCGGGAACTCGTGCTCGAAGGATGGAAGGCCCAGCAAGAGGGAAGACAGGCGAAGGTGAGCTTTAGAGGGCTGGTAGCTTACGGACAAGCGGTGCTGGCTTTTGTGGAAGCGGTGCTGCGTCTCATGGTGAGATTCCGTGTGAAGGTCTTTGCGGCTGTGGTGACGCCCGAAGCCCCGCGACCAGCTGACAAGGCGGTGCTGCGCCGCGATTATGCCTTTCTCTTTGAGCGTTTCTTCCATCATTTAAGTTCCAGCTCAGAGTCCGAAATGGGACTCATCGTCTTTGATGAACTGGAGAAGACACAAAGCAAAATCCTGCTCGGCCAGATGGGGCGCTACTTCCTGGAAACGCAGACAGGCTATCAGCGCAGCGCCCGGATCGTCCCCGAACCCTTTTTCGTGCATAGCGACCTGACCACCGCTGTCCAGCTCGCTGATCTGGTGGCTTACTGCGTGAGCTGGGCGGTCCGCCTGAACTCGATGGACAAGCCTGCACGCGAAGAATTGAAACCTCTCGCTGATCTCGTGTTTGGCATGCGTTTCGTCGGCAACCGCTTCAGCGACGTGGACAGCAAAGAGTGGCCTGTCTATGGCATGTTTCATTTGGACGACCTGCGTCCACGCTCTGAACGGACCCCATAA
- a CDS encoding dienelactone hydrolase family protein: MRLNRRFFFFAAFFAHLAAAWADIRETVVEYPSGGETCEGLHIVDAAKTGKLPSVLVIHQWTGVSAHEKERAHQLAEMGYNVFVADVYGKGVRPQPPEAGKEAGKYRSDRKLFRERLLAALEQLRATPQADPAQIAAIGYCFGGTAVMELARSGAMVKGVVSFHGGLDSPTPADGKNIKGKVLALHGAEDPFVPAANLAAWESEMKEAAVDYKLVQYPGAVHSFTLKSAGYDNNAGAAYNEAADKASWDEMRQFFDRIFKNPG; this comes from the coding sequence ATGAGACTGAATCGCCGCTTTTTCTTCTTCGCCGCCTTTTTTGCCCACCTTGCTGCTGCTTGGGCCGACATCCGTGAAACGGTGGTGGAGTATCCATCCGGCGGTGAGACCTGTGAGGGGCTCCACATCGTCGATGCGGCAAAAACGGGCAAACTGCCCTCCGTGTTGGTGATCCACCAATGGACGGGGGTGAGTGCTCATGAGAAGGAACGGGCTCACCAACTGGCAGAGATGGGATACAACGTCTTCGTGGCGGATGTGTATGGCAAAGGGGTGCGTCCGCAGCCGCCAGAGGCTGGCAAGGAGGCCGGAAAGTACCGCTCGGACCGCAAGCTCTTCCGGGAGCGACTCCTCGCCGCGCTGGAGCAGCTCCGCGCCACGCCACAGGCGGATCCAGCGCAGATCGCCGCCATCGGCTATTGTTTTGGTGGCACGGCGGTGATGGAGCTAGCTCGCTCGGGTGCGATGGTCAAAGGCGTGGTGAGCTTTCACGGTGGACTCGATTCACCCACACCTGCGGATGGTAAAAACATCAAAGGCAAGGTGCTGGCGCTGCATGGTGCGGAGGACCCCTTTGTCCCAGCGGCGAATCTGGCCGCCTGGGAGAGTGAGATGAAGGAGGCGGCGGTGGATTACAAGCTGGTGCAGTATCCCGGCGCGGTACATTCCTTCACCTTAAAATCTGCGGGTTACGACAACAACGCAGGCGCTGCCTACAACGAAGCGGCCGATAAAGCCTCCTGGGATGAGATGCGGCAGTTCTTTGACCGCATCTTTAAAAACCCAGGCTAA
- the ispD gene encoding 2-C-methyl-D-erythritol 4-phosphate cytidylyltransferase, whose translation MTSAIIVAAGSSRRMGFNKLLAPMGGEPVLRRTLGVFARCDAIAEIILVASEEVREAAESWRLPKLTQIVSGGSERHFSVKAGLDAVSPQAGLVAIHDGARPLISVAQIQRCIEAASIHGAVTCARRVTETLKRADAAGRITDSIDREGVWIMETPQVFQIGLIRRAYDAVLAAGLLVTDEVSAIQHLGEAVRVIENPEPNPKITLPGDIQAAERFLG comes from the coding sequence ATGACCTCCGCCATCATCGTCGCCGCAGGCAGCAGTCGGCGCATGGGCTTTAATAAGCTCCTCGCCCCGATGGGCGGAGAGCCCGTGCTGCGGCGGACTTTGGGCGTTTTTGCCCGCTGCGATGCGATTGCCGAAATCATCCTCGTCGCCAGCGAGGAGGTGCGTGAGGCCGCCGAGAGCTGGCGACTGCCCAAGCTCACGCAAATCGTCTCCGGTGGCTCAGAGCGGCATTTTTCGGTCAAAGCAGGACTGGATGCCGTTTCGCCGCAGGCTGGACTAGTCGCCATCCATGACGGAGCGCGGCCATTGATCAGCGTGGCGCAGATTCAGCGCTGCATTGAGGCGGCTAGCATCCACGGAGCTGTCACCTGTGCCCGCCGCGTCACCGAGACACTGAAGCGGGCCGATGCCGCAGGGCGCATCACCGACAGCATCGACCGTGAGGGCGTCTGGATCATGGAGACGCCGCAGGTCTTTCAGATCGGTCTCATCCGCCGTGCCTATGATGCCGTGTTGGCTGCCGGACTGCTCGTCACCGATGAAGTCAGCGCCATTCAGCATCTGGGAGAGGCGGTGCGAGTCATCGAGAACCCAGAGCCCAATCCCAAGATCACCCTGCCTGGCGACATCCAGGCGGCGGAGCGTTTTCTAGGCTGA
- a CDS encoding GatB/YqeY domain-containing protein, with product MSFNARLTEDIKTAMKAKDAVTLETVRMLKSALKYVAIEKLGAEGELPEADALNVVRKEIKKRQDSITSFESANRADLADKEKAELAVLEKYLPAAMSAEDITKLVESVIAELGATSKKEMGAVMKVLQERSAGRADGKTLSSEVGKRLA from the coding sequence ATGAGCTTTAACGCCCGCCTCACCGAAGACATCAAAACCGCCATGAAGGCCAAAGACGCCGTCACCCTGGAGACCGTGCGGATGCTGAAGTCTGCTCTCAAATACGTCGCCATCGAAAAACTCGGTGCCGAAGGCGAGCTACCAGAGGCCGATGCGCTCAATGTCGTGCGCAAAGAGATCAAGAAGCGCCAGGACAGCATCACCAGCTTTGAGAGTGCCAATCGTGCGGATCTGGCGGACAAAGAAAAGGCCGAGCTCGCCGTGCTCGAGAAATACCTGCCCGCCGCCATGAGTGCCGAGGACATCACCAAGCTGGTCGAGTCCGTGATCGCTGAGCTCGGAGCCACTTCCAAAAAAGAAATGGGTGCCGTGATGAAGGTGCTCCAGGAACGCAGCGCTGGCCGTGCCGATGGCAAGACGCTCTCGTCCGAAGTCGGCAAAAGGCTCGCGTAA
- a CDS encoding Gfo/Idh/MocA family oxidoreductase yields MAEKTIQIALVGAGMFGGDVHLRAYADLQRFGIAGQLARVGLDKYSRDLAPVKFDLVAVATRSEASAKKSATFFKELTGHEPRCFHGDEPWNDILAAFPDLDVMAVATPDHLHTQPILAALKKGVHVLTEKPMCLSIQEADEIIDAAKAKNLIVGVDMHKRYDPDHLRIRDDIQNRIGAPLYGTAYLEEPLEVSTSTFKWVESSDPFSYVGPHWTDLIYSYYKSKPVSLTAVGQKKRLIRDGINAYDAVQVRVDFDNGMSINFHNNWITPADFEGPVNQGHEIVGADGKVESDQQYRGFRWWNAGGGSRTSNNHFTRDVTRADGSKAYIGYGVDSLTVALVAVSRVKFASESRDSLAHLYPTPEEARITCAIVDAAAKVRDLNFQYLHEGKGAPVTARFGEDGITIIDPMNRADTFQRIYTRPV; encoded by the coding sequence ATGGCAGAAAAAACGATCCAAATCGCCCTCGTCGGTGCCGGCATGTTCGGCGGAGATGTCCACTTGCGTGCTTACGCAGACCTACAGCGCTTCGGCATCGCCGGGCAGCTCGCTCGCGTGGGCCTGGATAAATACTCCCGTGACCTGGCTCCGGTGAAGTTTGACCTCGTGGCCGTCGCCACACGCTCAGAGGCCAGCGCCAAGAAGTCCGCCACCTTCTTCAAAGAGCTCACGGGGCATGAACCACGCTGCTTTCATGGTGATGAGCCCTGGAATGACATTTTGGCCGCCTTTCCCGACCTAGACGTGATGGCCGTCGCGACGCCTGACCATCTGCACACGCAGCCCATCCTCGCCGCATTGAAAAAGGGCGTCCATGTGCTCACCGAGAAGCCCATGTGTCTCAGCATCCAGGAGGCTGATGAAATCATCGACGCCGCAAAGGCGAAGAACCTCATCGTCGGTGTGGACATGCATAAGCGCTACGACCCAGATCATCTGCGCATCCGTGATGACATCCAGAACCGCATCGGAGCCCCGCTCTACGGCACCGCCTATTTAGAGGAGCCGCTGGAGGTCAGCACCAGCACCTTCAAGTGGGTGGAGAGCAGTGACCCCTTCAGCTACGTCGGCCCGCACTGGACCGATCTCATCTACAGCTACTACAAATCAAAGCCCGTCAGCCTCACCGCCGTAGGACAAAAAAAACGCCTCATTCGCGATGGCATCAATGCCTACGACGCCGTGCAGGTGCGGGTGGATTTCGACAACGGCATGAGCATCAATTTCCACAACAACTGGATCACGCCGGCGGACTTTGAAGGCCCGGTCAATCAAGGGCACGAAATCGTCGGTGCCGATGGCAAAGTGGAGAGCGATCAGCAATACCGCGGCTTCCGCTGGTGGAATGCCGGTGGTGGCTCACGCACGAGCAACAATCACTTCACCCGCGACGTCACCCGTGCAGACGGCTCCAAGGCCTACATCGGCTACGGCGTGGACAGCCTAACCGTGGCACTCGTCGCCGTCTCCAGGGTTAAATTCGCCAGCGAGAGCCGCGACAGCCTCGCGCATCTGTATCCGACGCCCGAGGAAGCACGCATCACCTGCGCCATCGTCGATGCCGCGGCCAAAGTGCGCGATTTGAACTTCCAATACCTCCATGAAGGCAAAGGAGCCCCCGTCACCGCCCGCTTCGGCGAGGATGGCATCACCATCATCGACCCGATGAACCGAGCGGACACCTTTCAGCGCATCTACACACGCCCCGTGTGA
- the hrpB gene encoding ATP-dependent helicase HrpB, with product MADPLPIFELRQTFTAALLDPATPNLLIKAPTGSGKSTQIPQFVLDSGLLPDGKRCVVLQPRRIAARMLAQRVARERNAKLGGEVGYQVRFENVTSRETRLTYVTEGVMLRMLLEDPQLDRVGCICIDEFHERHLDGDLVLAFARRLQRTRRPDLKIIVMSATLVPGPLVDFMQPSKLLESEGRTFPVEVRYQAPVPQKNGYPEPVWDQAARACEELALSPGFSGDMLVFMPGGHEIRKTIAAIQGRAFSRGRRVVPLHGELTPQDQDAAVTPGEQPKIIVSTNVAETSLTIEGVKAVIDGGTARIANYDARRGINTLTVQKTSRASAEQRAGRAGRLGPGIAVRLWTQREHLLRAECELPEVQRLDLSEALLALRVLFDPTDRSDSSDLEWFEAPAPAALARAEDLLHDLGATDQNGRITDLGRQMAKFPLHPRFSRMLLAAAEFGCLREAATCAAIAQGSDILLVGKNNASHTNEEFWENGDLSEFQALLRAFTRAEAMNFDPDACARYGVHAMASRESARSADQFLHLAKRAGLSINDQIAEPEALAKTLLAAFSDHLGVETSPGSRIYRLAGGYTGHLDKAAHIKAPRLLVAAEIVEVQGKALTVKLNNVTAIDENWLRELFPADFTTGRSARYDSVNRRVMNMEETRFRSLVLASKERGEPDETQAASLLAAEVIAGRLELPLWNEKVEQWITRVNCLSKWMPELEIPPISEEDRHLIIEQLCHGCTTYRALKDREVFPALHQWLSHSQREMLEKYAPERYALKNGKTARIVYDEKQPPAVSAVLQHMYDVNENPKVAAGRISVTVHLLSPAQRPIQTTGDLGRFWREGYPGVKAQLRGRYPKHEWR from the coding sequence ATGGCCGACCCACTTCCGATCTTCGAACTCCGCCAGACCTTCACCGCCGCTCTGCTCGATCCGGCGACGCCGAATCTGCTCATCAAAGCGCCCACCGGCAGCGGCAAGTCCACGCAGATCCCGCAGTTCGTGCTCGACAGCGGCCTCCTGCCGGATGGCAAACGCTGCGTCGTGCTCCAACCACGCCGCATCGCCGCACGCATGCTCGCCCAGCGTGTCGCTCGCGAGCGAAATGCCAAACTCGGTGGCGAAGTCGGCTACCAAGTGCGCTTTGAAAACGTCACCAGCCGCGAAACGAGGCTCACCTACGTCACCGAGGGCGTCATGCTCCGCATGCTGCTCGAAGACCCGCAGCTCGACCGCGTGGGCTGCATCTGCATCGACGAATTTCATGAGCGTCATCTCGATGGCGATCTCGTGCTCGCCTTTGCCCGCCGCCTTCAACGCACACGGCGACCCGATTTAAAAATCATCGTCATGTCCGCCACGCTGGTGCCAGGGCCGCTCGTTGATTTCATGCAGCCCAGCAAGCTGCTGGAGTCCGAAGGCCGCACCTTCCCCGTGGAGGTGCGCTACCAGGCCCCCGTGCCGCAAAAAAACGGCTACCCCGAGCCCGTGTGGGACCAAGCCGCCCGCGCCTGCGAAGAACTCGCCCTCTCACCCGGCTTCAGCGGCGACATGCTCGTCTTCATGCCCGGCGGGCACGAAATCCGCAAAACCATCGCCGCCATCCAAGGTCGTGCCTTTTCCCGTGGTCGCCGAGTCGTGCCGCTGCATGGCGAACTCACGCCGCAGGATCAAGACGCCGCCGTCACACCCGGCGAGCAGCCCAAAATCATCGTCAGCACCAACGTCGCCGAGACCTCCCTCACCATCGAAGGCGTCAAAGCCGTCATCGACGGCGGCACCGCCCGCATCGCCAACTACGATGCCCGTCGCGGCATCAACACGCTCACCGTGCAGAAAACCAGCCGAGCATCTGCCGAGCAACGTGCCGGCCGCGCCGGTCGTCTCGGCCCCGGCATCGCCGTGCGCCTCTGGACCCAGCGTGAGCACCTTCTGCGTGCCGAATGCGAACTGCCGGAAGTGCAGCGTCTTGATCTGAGTGAGGCGCTTTTGGCGCTGCGGGTGCTTTTTGACCCGACCGATCGGTCCGATTCGTCTGACCTCGAATGGTTCGAAGCTCCCGCTCCAGCCGCACTCGCTCGCGCCGAAGACCTCCTGCACGACCTCGGTGCCACGGATCAAAACGGCCGCATCACCGACCTCGGCCGCCAGATGGCCAAATTCCCGCTGCATCCGCGTTTTTCGCGCATGCTGCTCGCCGCCGCCGAGTTCGGCTGTTTGCGTGAGGCCGCTACCTGCGCCGCCATCGCCCAGGGGAGCGATATTTTGCTCGTCGGCAAAAACAACGCTTCACACACCAACGAGGAGTTTTGGGAAAATGGCGACCTCAGTGAGTTCCAAGCCCTGCTGCGTGCTTTCACGCGTGCGGAGGCCATGAACTTCGATCCCGATGCCTGCGCCCGCTATGGCGTTCATGCCATGGCCTCGCGTGAATCCGCACGCAGCGCCGATCAGTTCCTCCATCTCGCTAAACGGGCCGGACTGAGCATCAACGACCAAATCGCTGAGCCTGAAGCGCTCGCGAAAACACTGCTCGCCGCGTTCAGCGACCACCTCGGTGTCGAAACTAGCCCCGGCAGCCGCATTTACCGGCTCGCAGGCGGTTACACCGGCCATCTCGACAAAGCCGCACACATCAAAGCCCCGCGCCTACTCGTCGCCGCCGAGATCGTCGAAGTGCAGGGCAAAGCGCTCACCGTAAAGCTCAACAACGTCACCGCCATCGACGAAAACTGGCTGCGCGAGCTCTTCCCCGCCGATTTCACCACCGGACGCAGCGCCCGCTACGACAGCGTGAACCGCCGCGTCATGAACATGGAGGAGACACGCTTCCGCAGCCTCGTCCTCGCCAGCAAAGAACGCGGCGAGCCCGATGAAACCCAAGCCGCCTCATTGCTCGCTGCCGAAGTCATCGCTGGCCGCCTGGAACTCCCGCTTTGGAACGAAAAAGTCGAGCAATGGATCACCCGCGTGAACTGCCTCTCCAAGTGGATGCCCGAGCTCGAAATCCCGCCCATCAGTGAAGAAGACCGCCATCTCATCATCGAGCAACTCTGCCACGGCTGCACCACCTACCGCGCCCTCAAAGACCGCGAAGTCTTCCCCGCCCTGCACCAATGGCTCAGCCACTCGCAACGCGAGATGCTGGAAAAATACGCCCCCGAGCGCTACGCCCTCAAGAACGGCAAAACCGCCCGCATCGTCTATGACGAAAAGCAGCCCCCCGCCGTCAGCGCCGTGCTCCAGCACATGTACGACGTGAACGAAAACCCCAAAGTCGCCGCCGGTCGCATCAGCGTCACCGTTCACCTGCTCTCACCGGCACAGCGGCCGATTCAGACGACCGGCGACCTCGGTCGTTTCTGGCGTGAAGGCTATCCCGGCGTGAAAGCGCAGCTTCGTGGAAGGTATCCGAAGCACGAGTGGCGGTAG
- a CDS encoding methylated-DNA--[protein]-cysteine S-methyltransferase, producing MPAPVYFTTQASPLGDLTLCMTGGRLCGLYFEGHKPAPKHEGWIRDDGPLFDAARTWLDAYFTGKKPRKRLPVDFRSGTSFQRRVWDTLISIPYGETTSYAAIAVEIGSPRAVRAVGAAVGRNPLSIFIPCHRVIGRDGTLTGYAGGIDRKKHLLALEAQK from the coding sequence ATGCCTGCTCCCGTTTACTTCACCACGCAGGCATCGCCGCTCGGCGATCTCACGCTTTGCATGACGGGTGGTCGCCTCTGCGGACTCTACTTTGAAGGACACAAGCCTGCCCCGAAGCATGAAGGCTGGATCCGCGATGATGGGCCGCTTTTTGATGCTGCTCGGACTTGGCTCGATGCCTACTTCACTGGTAAAAAACCGCGCAAACGGCTCCCGGTCGATTTTCGCAGCGGCACATCCTTTCAGCGGCGTGTCTGGGATACGCTGATCTCCATCCCGTATGGCGAAACGACCAGTTACGCAGCCATCGCTGTCGAAATCGGCTCTCCACGTGCCGTGCGAGCCGTCGGAGCCGCTGTCGGGCGCAATCCGCTCTCCATCTTCATTCCCTGTCACCGCGTCATCGGTCGCGATGGAACTCTAACAGGCTACGCAGGCGGAATAGACCGCAAAAAGCACCTTCTCGCCCTAGAGGCTCAAAAGTAG
- a CDS encoding heparinase II/III family protein, producing MKPNARLACLFATLFTAGLSLAQLPDEFRTWTNTSGKQIEATLVSVDATTRSLKIRMKDGKEFDVPIASLSPADFEYAKTRYAAMQAAPVTMPATTPPAAATTAGTPPAPTPEPAKAKGKGKAPAAPAVASKPAPPRPQITVLPVSKFKAPAANDYLGGIQKVRPRLIQNAAGWAAIKNQIAADPVLAKMMDNLKASGEDLLKDPELNRINGEVRGTTSEGSKAIYRMGLLAALHYGDGDLKWKERGAREVMLLCDKVNFRDWHPTEAVAVADMVIAVSLGYDWFRDGYNAAQAAEIRTFLRQKGVDALVAHLEEEPVPPTAFGTSAGQTEEKKKAPAKAPAKGKGKADKEEPPPVNMEKMHIASALLLNAIGFVDEDPDMAKISANAAAKVFGEGIQRFAPAGIWPEGMVAGDCVMDYASMVIQSLRSAAGKDLGLSMLEGIPQFGFARMHLYGPSGQPFNFGDGVQGGTPRPWVATWLAGLHGNPGIPAITAGAKMGVGSSFFGHAGHFIYYNPHAAGQGTPDSPEYATPGGIAATVRSGWTKDDLYIAAKGGDNRDLHSQLDIGTFVLDAGGVRWAMDLGAENDRAPGFEAKPGADRTKRYELFLEGTKGQNTLTLEGGNQELDARAGVLFTQSTPEAGFAVIDMTKAYDKDAKDVHRGIMVVRGAAPYLVIQDDLSVKNTKPLTWSMQTKDTELVVNGNTVTMTKGGQKLLATIVSPKEAMFTSEEPPPPADEQQGRKLGAKTADFAGENVKILKATVPEAKGNVSLCITFTTAETAPAHTHTAISTWAKKK from the coding sequence ATGAAACCGAACGCACGCCTCGCCTGCCTGTTTGCTACCCTTTTCACTGCCGGACTCTCTTTGGCACAACTCCCTGATGAATTCCGCACCTGGACGAATACATCCGGGAAGCAAATTGAGGCCACACTCGTCTCCGTCGATGCTACGACGCGATCGCTGAAAATCCGAATGAAGGATGGTAAAGAATTCGATGTGCCCATCGCTAGCCTGAGTCCGGCAGATTTCGAGTATGCCAAAACACGCTACGCCGCGATGCAGGCTGCACCTGTGACGATGCCTGCCACGACTCCGCCTGCCGCAGCGACCACCGCTGGCACGCCGCCCGCTCCGACACCTGAGCCTGCGAAGGCTAAAGGCAAAGGGAAAGCGCCCGCTGCACCAGCCGTAGCCAGCAAGCCCGCTCCGCCGCGCCCGCAGATCACCGTGCTGCCGGTGTCCAAATTCAAAGCTCCTGCGGCAAATGATTACCTCGGTGGTATCCAAAAGGTGCGACCTCGCCTGATCCAAAACGCCGCAGGCTGGGCCGCGATCAAAAACCAAATCGCTGCGGATCCGGTGCTCGCCAAGATGATGGATAATTTAAAAGCCTCTGGCGAGGACTTGCTCAAAGACCCCGAGCTCAACCGCATCAATGGTGAAGTGCGTGGCACCACCAGTGAGGGCTCAAAGGCCATCTACCGCATGGGCTTGCTCGCGGCACTGCATTATGGCGATGGCGATTTGAAATGGAAAGAGCGTGGTGCACGCGAGGTGATGCTGCTTTGCGATAAAGTGAATTTCCGTGACTGGCATCCCACCGAGGCCGTAGCAGTCGCAGACATGGTCATCGCCGTCAGCCTTGGTTATGACTGGTTCCGTGATGGCTACAATGCCGCCCAAGCTGCTGAAATCCGCACCTTCCTGCGCCAAAAAGGTGTCGATGCTCTGGTCGCTCATCTTGAGGAAGAGCCCGTGCCACCGACTGCCTTCGGCACCAGCGCCGGACAAACGGAAGAAAAGAAAAAAGCTCCCGCCAAAGCCCCGGCCAAAGGCAAAGGGAAGGCCGATAAAGAAGAGCCACCACCCGTGAACATGGAGAAGATGCACATCGCCTCCGCGCTGCTGCTCAATGCCATCGGATTCGTCGATGAAGACCCCGATATGGCAAAAATCTCTGCCAATGCCGCTGCGAAAGTCTTTGGCGAAGGCATCCAGCGCTTTGCTCCTGCGGGCATCTGGCCAGAGGGCATGGTCGCGGGTGATTGCGTGATGGATTACGCCTCCATGGTCATCCAGTCCCTGCGCAGCGCCGCAGGCAAGGACCTCGGCCTCAGCATGCTCGAAGGCATCCCACAGTTCGGTTTTGCCCGCATGCATCTGTATGGCCCCAGTGGTCAGCCCTTTAACTTTGGCGATGGAGTCCAGGGCGGCACGCCGCGTCCATGGGTCGCGACATGGTTGGCCGGACTGCATGGGAATCCCGGCATCCCGGCCATCACGGCAGGGGCGAAAATGGGTGTCGGCTCTTCCTTCTTCGGCCACGCAGGGCACTTCATTTATTACAACCCGCACGCCGCAGGCCAGGGCACCCCAGACAGCCCCGAGTATGCCACACCCGGCGGCATCGCGGCTACCGTGCGGAGCGGCTGGACCAAAGATGACCTCTACATCGCTGCCAAAGGCGGCGACAATCGCGATCTCCACTCCCAGCTCGACATTGGCACCTTCGTCCTCGACGCAGGGGGCGTGCGCTGGGCCATGGATCTCGGCGCAGAAAATGATCGCGCACCCGGATTCGAAGCAAAGCCTGGCGCGGATCGCACCAAGCGCTACGAACTCTTCCTCGAAGGCACCAAAGGCCAAAATACCCTAACGCTCGAAGGTGGTAATCAGGAGCTAGATGCCCGCGCAGGTGTCCTTTTCACCCAATCCACGCCTGAGGCTGGCTTCGCCGTGATCGACATGACGAAGGCCTATGACAAAGATGCCAAAGACGTCCATCGCGGCATCATGGTCGTGCGTGGAGCGGCACCCTATCTCGTCATCCAGGACGATCTCTCCGTCAAAAACACCAAACCGCTCACTTGGAGCATGCAGACCAAGGACACGGAACTCGTCGTCAATGGCAACACCGTGACGATGACCAAAGGAGGCCAAAAACTCCTCGCCACCATCGTCTCGCCCAAGGAGGCCATGTTCACCTCTGAAGAGCCACCGCCTCCTGCGGATGAACAGCAGGGACGCAAGCTCGGCGCCAAGACCGCCGACTTCGCAGGCGAAAACGTCAAGATCCTCAAAGCCACCGTCCCTGAGGCCAAAGGCAACGTCAGCCTCTGCATCACCTTCACCACCGCTGAGACAGCACCAGCACACACGCACACAGCCATCTCCACCTGGGCAAAGAAAAAGTGA